Proteins encoded together in one Brassica napus cultivar Da-Ae unplaced genomic scaffold, Da-Ae ScsIHWf_367;HRSCAF=582, whole genome shotgun sequence window:
- the LOC125603667 gene encoding protein Ycf2-like, which translates to MIDSFHTRKNRRKSFDNTDSYFSIVSHDQDNWLNPVKPFQRSSLISSFSKANRLRFLNNPHHFCFYCNKRFPFYVEKARLNNSDFTYGQFLTILFIHNKIFSSCGGKKKHAFLERDTISPSSIESQVSNIFISNDFPQSGDERYNLYKSFHFPIRSDPLVRRAIYSIADISGTPLIEGQRVNLERTYCQTLSDMNLSDSEEKSLHQYLNFNSNVGLIHTPCSEKYLQRKKRSLCLKKCVDKGQMDRTFQRDSAFSTLSKWNLFQTYMPWFFTSTGYKYLNLIFLDIFSDLLRILSSSQKFVSIFHDIMYGLDISWRILQKKLCLPQRNLISEISSKSLHNLLLSEEMIHRNNESSLISTHLRSPNVREVLYSILFLLLVAGYIVRTHLLFVSRAYSELQTEFEKIKSLMIPSYMIELRKLLDRYPTSEQNSFWLKNLFLVALEQLGDCLEEIRGSGGNMLWGGDPAYGVKSIRSKKTDLKINFIDIIDLISIIPNPINRITFSRNTRHLSHTSKDIYSLIRKRKNVSGDWIDDKIESWVANSDSIDDKEREFLVQFSTLRAEKRIDQILLSLTHSDHLSKNDSGYQMIEQPGTIYLRYLVDIHKKYLMNYEFNTSCLAERRIFLAHYQTITYSQTSCGANSFHFPSHGKPFSLRLALSPSRSILVIGSIGTGRSYLVKYLATNSYVPFITVCLNKFLDNKPKGFFLDDIDIDDSDDIDASNDIDRELDTELELLTMMNALTMDMMSEIDRFYITLQFELAKAMSPCIIWIPNIHDLDVNESNYLALGLLVNSLSRDCERCSTRNSLVIASTHIPQKVDPALIAPNKLNTCIKIRRLLIPQQRKHFFTLSYTRGFHLERKCSILMDSSP; encoded by the coding sequence ATGATTGACTCATTCCATACTAGAAAGAATCGCAGGAAATCTTTTGATAACACGGATTCCTATTTCTCAATCGTATCCCACGATCAAGACAATTGGCTGAATCCCGTGAAACCATTTCAGAGAAGTTCAttgatatcttctttttctaaagCAAATCGACTTCGATTCTTGAATAATCCACATCACTTCTGCTTCTATTGTAACAAAAGATTCCCTTTTTATGTGGAAAAGGCCCGTCTCAATAATTCTGATTTTACGTATGGACAATTCCTCACTATCTTGTTCAttcacaacaaaatattttcttcgtgtggtggtaaaaaaaaacatgctttTTTGGAGAGAGATACTATTTCACCTTCGTCAATCGAGTCACAGGTATCTAACATATTCATATCTAACGATTTTCCACAAAGTGGTGACGAAAGGTATAACTTGTACAAATCTTTCCATTTTCCAATTCGATCCGATCCATTAGTTCGTAGAGCTATTTACTCGATTGCAGACATTTCTGGAACACCTCTAATAGAGGGACAAAGAGTAAATTTGGAAAGAACGTATTGTCAAACTCTTTCAGATATGAATCTATCCGATTCAGAAGAGAAGAGCTTGCATCAGTATCTCAATTTCAATTCAAACGTGGGTTTGATTCACACTCCATGTTCTGAGAAATATTTACAGAGGAAAAAACGGAGTCTTTGCCTAAAAAAATGCGTTGACAAAGGGCAGATGGATAGAACCTTTCAACGAGATAGTGCTTTTTCAACTCTCTCAAAATGGAATCTATTCCAAACATATATGCCATGGTTCTTTACTTCGACAGGGtacaaatatctaaatttgatatttttagatattttttcagACCTATTGCGGATACTAAGTAGCAGTCAAAAATTTGTATCCATTTTTCATGATATTATGTATGGATTAGATATATCATGGCGAATTCTTCAGAAAAAATTGTGTCTTCCACAAAGGAATCTGATAAGTGAGATTTCGAGTAAGTCTTTACATAATCTTCTTCTGTCCGAAGAAATGATTCATCGAAATAATGAGTCATCGTTGATATCGACACATCTGAGATCGCCAAATGTTCGTGAGGTCCTCTATTCAatccttttccttcttcttgttgCTGGATATATCGTTCGTACACATCTTCTCTTTGTTTCCCGAGCCTATAGTGAGTTACAGACAGAGTTCGAAAAGATCAAATCTTTGATGATTCCATCATACATGATTGAGTTGCGAAAACTTCTGGATAGGTATCCTACATCTGAACAGAATTCTTTCTGGTTAAAGAATCTTTTTCTAGTTGCTCTGGAACAATTAGGAGATTGTCTAGAAGAAATACGGGGTTCTGGCGGCAACATGCTATGGGGTGGTGATCCCGCTTATGGGGTCAAATCAATACGTTCTAAGAAgacagatttgaaaataaacttCATCGATATCATCGATCTCATAAGTATCATACCAAATCCCATCAATCGAATCACTTTTTCGAGAAATACGAGACATCTAAGTCATACAAGTAAAGACATCTATTCattgataagaaaaagaaaaaacgtgaGCGGTGATtggattgatgataaaatagaaTCCTGGGTCGCGAACAGTGATTCGATTGATGATAAAGAAAGAGAATTCTTGGTTCAGTTCTCCACCTTAAGGGCAGAAAAAAGGATTGATCAAATTCTATTGAGTCTGACTCATAGTGATCATTTATCAAAGAATGACTCTGGTTATCAAATGATTGAACAACCGGGAACAATTTACTTACGATACTTAGTTGACATTCATAAAAAGTATCTAATGAATTATGAGTTCAATACATCCTGTTTAGCAGAAAGACGGATATTCCTTGCTCATTATCAGacaatcacttattcacaaacTTCGTGTGGGGCTAATAGTTTTCATTTCCCGTCTCATGGAAAACCCTTTTCGCTCCGCTTAGCCCTATCCCCCTCTAGGAGTATTTTAGTGATAGGTTCTATAGGAACCGGACGATCCTATTTGGTCAAATACCTAGCGACAAACTCCTATGTTCCTTTCATTACAGTATGTCTGAACAAGTTCCTGGATAACAAGCCGAAAGGTTTTTTTCTTGATGATATCGATATTGATGATAGTGACGATATTGATGCTAGTAACGATATTGATCGTGAACTTGATACGGAGCTGGAGCTTCTAACTATGATGAATGCGCTAActatggatatgatgtcggAAATAGACCGATTTTATATCACCCTTCAATTCGAATTAGCAAAAGCAATGTCTCCTTGCATAATATGGATTCCAAACATTCATGATCTTGATGTGAATGAGTCGAATTACTTAGCCCTCGGTCTCTTGGTGAACTCTCTCTCCAGGGATTGTGAAAGATGTTCGACTAGAAATAGTCTTGTTATTGCTTCGACTCATATTCCCCAAAAAGTGGATCCCGCTCTAATAGCcccgaataaattaaatacatgcaTTAAAATAAGAAGGCTTCTTATTCCACAACAACGAAAGCACTTTTTCACTCTTTCCTATACTAGGGGATTTCACTTGGAAAGAAAATGTTCCATACTAATGGATTCGAGTCCATAA
- the LOC125603666 gene encoding protein Ycf2 — protein MKGHQFKSWIFELREIVREIKNSHYFLDSWTQINSVGSFIHIFFHQERFRKLLDPRIFSILLLRNSQGSTSNRYFTIKGVVLFVVAALLYRINNRNMVESKNLYLKGLLPIPMNSIGPRNDTSEESFGSSNINRLIVSLLYFTKGKKISESCFRDPKESTRVLPITKKCIMPESNWSSRWWRNWIGKKRDFCCKISNETVAGIDISFKEKDIKYLEFLFVYYMDDPIRKGHDWELFDRLSPNKRRNIINLNSGQLFEILVKDWICYLMFAFREKIPIEVEGFFKQQGAGSTIQSNDIEHVSHLFSRNKRAISLQNCAQFHMWQFHQDLFVSWGKNPHESDFLRKISRENWIWLDNVWLVNKDRFFSKVRNVSSNIQYDSTRSSFVQVTDSSQLNGSSDQFIDPFDSISNEDSEYHYHTLINQREIQQLKERSILWDPSFIQTEGREIESDRFPKYLSGYSSMPRLFTEREKRMNNHLLPEESEEFFWNSTRAIRSFFSDRWSELHLGSNPTERSTRDQKLLKKEQDVSFVPSRRSENKEIVNIFKIITYLQNTVSIHPISSDLGCDTVPKDELDMDSSNKISFLNKNPFFYLFHLFHERKRGGYTLRHDFESEERFQEMADLFTLSITEPDLVYHKGFAFSIDSYGLDQRQFLKEVFNSRDELKKKSLLVLPPIFYEENESFYRRIRKNWVRISCGNFFEDPKPKRVVFASNNIMEAVNQYRLIRNLIQIQFQYSPYGYIRNVLNRFFLMKRPDRNFEYGIQRDLIGNDTLNHRTIMKDTINQHLSNLKKSQKKWFDPLIFLSRTERSINRDPNAYRYKWSNGSKNFQEHLKHFVSERKSRFQVVFDRLCINQYSIDWSEVIDKKDLSKSLRFFLSKLLRFLSKLLLFLSNSLPFFFVSFENIPIHRSEIHIYELKGPNDQPCNQLLESIGLQIVHFKKLKPFLLDDHNTSQKSKFLINGGTISPFLFNKIPKWMIDSFHTRKNRRKSFDNTDSYFSIVSHDQDNWLNPVKPFQRSSLISSFSKANRLRFLNNPHHFCFYCNKRFPFYVEKARLNNSDFTYGQFLTILFIHNKIFSSCGGKKKHAFLERDTISPSSIESQVSNIFISNDFPQSGDERYNLYKSFHFPIRSDPLVRRAIYSIADISGTPLIEGQRVNLERTYCQTLSDMNLSDSEEKSLHQYLNFNSNVGLIHTPCSEKYLQRKKRSLCLKKCVDKGQMDRTFQRDSAFSTLSKWNLFQTYMPWFFTSTGYKYLNLIFLDIFSDLLRILSSSQKFVSIFHDIMYGLDISWRILQKKLCLPQRNLISEISSKSLHNLLLSEEMIHRNNESSLISTHLRSPNVREVLYSILFLLLVAGYIVRTHLLFVSRAYSELQTEFEKIKSLMIPSYMIELRKLLDRYPTSEQNSFWLKNLFLVALEQLGDCLEEIRGSGGNMLWGGDPAYGVKSIRSKKTDLKINFIDIIDLISIIPNPINRITFSRNTRHLSHTSKDIYSLIRKRKNVSGDWIDDKIESWVANSDSIDDKEREFLVQFSTLRAEKRIDQILLSLTHSDHLSKNDSGYQMIEQPGTIYLRYLVDIHKKYLMNYEFNTSCLAERRIFLAHYQTITYSQTSCGANSFHFPSHGKPFSLRLALSPSRSILVIGSIGTGRSYLVKYLATNSYVPFITVCLNKFLDNKPKGFFLDDIDIDDSDDIDASNDIDRELDTELELLTMMNALTMDMMSEIDRFYITLQFELAKAMSPCIIWIPNIHDLDVNESNYLALGLLVNSLSRDCERCSTRNSLVIASTHIPQKVDPALIAPNKLNTCIKIRRLLIPQQRKHFFTLSYTRGFHLEKKMFHTNGFESITMGSSARDLVALTNEALSISITQKKSIIDTNTIRSALHRQTWDLRSQVRSVQDHGILFYQIGRVVAQNVLISNCPIDPISIYMKKKSCNEGDSYLYKWYFELGTSMKKFTILLYLLSCSAGSVAQDLWSLPGPDEKNRITSYGFIENDSSCHIGPSRTSNCLDLNYPYPEDALYIY, from the coding sequence ATGAAAGGACATCAATTCAAATCCTGGATTTTCGAATTGAGAGAAATAGTGAGAGAGATCAAGAATTCTCACTATTTCTTAGATTCATGGACCCAAATCAATTCAGTGGGATCtttcattcatatttttttccacCAAGAACGTTTTAGAAAACTCTTGGACCCTCGAATTTTTAGTATCCTACTTTTGCGCAATTCACAGGGTTCAACAAGCAATCGATATTTCACGATCAAGGGTGTAGTACTATTTGTAGTAGCGGCCCTTCTATATCGTATTAACAATCGAAATATGGTCGAAAGCAAAAATCTCTATTTGAAAGGGCTTCTTCCTATACCTATGAATTCCATTGGACCCAGAAATGATACATCGGAAGAATCTTTTGGGTCTTCCAATATCAATAGGTTGATTGTTTCGCTCCTGTAttttacaaaaggaaaaaagatcTCTGAGAGCTGTTTCCGGGATCCGAAAGAGAGTACTCGGGTTCTCCCAATAACTAAAAAGTGTATCATGCCTGAATCTAACTGGAGTTCGCGGTGGTGGAGGAACTGGATCGGAAAAAAGAGggatttttgttgtaagatATCTAATGAAACCGTCGCTGGAATTGATATCTCATTTAAAgagaaagatatcaaatatctggagtttctttttgtatattatatggaTGATCCGATCCGCAAGGGCCATGATTGGGAATTGTTTGATCGTCTTTCTCCGAATAAGAGGCGAAACATAATCAACTTGAATTCGGGACAGCTATTCGAAATCTTAGTGAAAGACTGGATTTGTTATCTCATGTTTGCTTTTCGTGAAAAAATACCAATTGAAGTGGAGGGTTTCTTCAAACAACAAGGAGCTGGGTCAACTATTCAATCAAATGATATTGAGCATGTTTCCCATCTCTTCTCGAGAAACAAGCGGGCTATTTCTTTGCAAAATTGTGCTCAATTTCATATGTGGCAATTCCACCAAGATCTCTTCGTTAGTTGGGGGAAGAATCCGCACGAATCGGATTTTTTGAGGAAAATATCGAGAGAGAATTGGATTTGGTTAGACAATGTGTGGTTGGTAAACAAGGATAGATTTTTTAGCAAGGTACGAAATGTATCGTCAAATATTCAATATGATTCTACAAGATCTAGTTTCGTTCAAGTAACGGATTCTAGCCAATTGAACGGATCTTCTGATCAATTCATAGATCCTTTCGATTCCATTAGTAATGAGGATTCGGAATATCACTATCACACATTGATCAATCAAAGAGAGATTCAACAACTAAAAGAAAGATCGATTCTTTGGGATCCTTCCTTTATTCAAACGGAAGGAAGAGAGATAGAATCAGACCGATTCCCTAAATACCTTTCTGGATATTCCTCAATGCCCCGGCTATTCACGGAACGTGAAAAGCGAATGAATAATCATCTGCTTCCGGAAGAAAGCgaagaatttttttggaattctacAAGAGCCATTCGTTCTTTTTTCTCTGACAGATGGTCAGAACTTCATCTGGGTTCGAATCCTACTGAGAGGTCCACTAGGGATCAGAAATTGTTGAAGAAAGAACAAGATGTTTCTTTTGTCCCTTCCAGGCGatcggaaaataaagaaatagttaatatattcaAGATAATTACGTATTTACAAAATACCGTCTCAATTCATCCTATTTCATCAGATCTGGGATGTGATACGGTTCCGAAGGATGAACTGGATATGGACAGTTCCAATAAGATTTCATTCTTGaacaaaaatccatttttttatttatttcatctaTTCCATGAACGGAAGAGGGGGGGATACACGTTACGCCACGATTTTGAGTCAGAAGAGAGATTTCAAGAAATGGCAGATCTATTCACTCTATCAATAACCGAGCCGGATCTGGTGTATCATAAGGGATTTGCCTTTTCTATTGATTCCTACGGATTGGATCAAAGACAATTCTTGAAGGAGGTTTTCAACTCCAGGgatgaattgaaaaagaaatctTTATTGGTTCTACCTCctattttttatgaagaaaatgaatcttTTTATCGAAGGATCAGAAAAAATTGGGTCCGGATCTCCTGCGGGAATTTTTTTGaagatccaaaaccaaaaagagtGGTATTTGCTAGCAACAACATAATGGAGGCAGTCAATCAATATAGATTGATCCGAAATCTGATTCAAATCCAATTCCAATATAGTCCCTATGGGTACATAAGAAATGTATTGAAtcgattctttttaatgaagagACCTGATCGCAACTTCGAATATGGAATTCAAAGGGATCTAATAGGAAATGATACTCTGAATCATAGAACTATAATGAAAGATACGATCAACCAACAtttatcgaatttgaaaaagagtcagaagaaatggttcgatcctcttatttttctttctcgaaCCGAGAGATCCATAAATCGGGATCCTAATGCATATAGATACAAATGGTCCAATGGGAGCAAGAATTTCCAGGAGCATTTGAAACATTTCGTTTCTGAGCGGAAGAGCCGTTTTCAAGTAGTGTTCGATCGATTATGTATTAATCAATATTCGATTGATTGGTCTGAGgttattgataaaaaagattTGTCTAAGTCACTTCGTTTCTTTTTGTCCAAGTTACTTCGTTTTTTGTCCAAGTTACTTCTCTTTTTGTCTAACTCacttccttttttctttgtgaGTTTCGAGAATATCCCCATTCATAGGTCTGAGATCCACATCTATGAATTGAAAGGTCCGAACGATCAACCCTGCAATCAGTTGTTAGAATCAATAGGTCTTCAAAtcgttcattttaaaaaattgaaaccctTTTTATTGGATGATCATAATACTTCTCAAAAATCGAAATTCTTGATCAATGGAGGAACAATATCACCATTTTTGTTCAATAAGATACCAAAGTGGATGATTGACTCATTCCATACTAGAAAGAATCGCAGGAAATCTTTTGATAACACGGATTCCTATTTCTCAATCGTATCCCACGATCAAGACAATTGGCTGAATCCCGTGAAACCATTTCAGAGAAGTTCAttgatatcttctttttctaaagCAAATCGACTTCGATTCTTGAATAATCCACATCACTTCTGCTTCTATTGTAACAAAAGATTCCCTTTTTATGTGGAAAAGGCCCGTCTCAATAATTCTGATTTTACGTATGGACAATTCCTCACTATCTTGTTCAttcacaacaaaatattttcttcgtgtggtggtaaaaaaaaacatgctttTTTGGAGAGAGATACTATTTCACCTTCGTCAATCGAGTCACAGGTATCTAACATATTCATATCTAACGATTTTCCACAAAGTGGTGACGAAAGGTATAACTTGTACAAATCTTTCCATTTTCCAATTCGATCCGATCCATTAGTTCGTAGAGCTATTTACTCGATTGCAGACATTTCTGGAACACCTCTAATAGAGGGACAAAGAGTAAATTTGGAAAGAACGTATTGTCAAACTCTTTCAGATATGAATCTATCCGATTCAGAAGAGAAGAGCTTGCATCAGTATCTCAATTTCAATTCAAACGTGGGTTTGATTCACACTCCATGTTCTGAGAAATATTTACAGAGGAAAAAACGGAGTCTTTGCCTAAAAAAATGCGTTGACAAAGGGCAGATGGATAGAACCTTTCAACGAGATAGTGCTTTTTCAACTCTCTCAAAATGGAATCTATTCCAAACATATATGCCATGGTTCTTTACTTCGACAGGGtacaaatatctaaatttgatatttttagatattttttcagACCTATTGCGGATACTAAGTAGCAGTCAAAAATTTGTATCCATTTTTCATGATATTATGTATGGATTAGATATATCATGGCGAATTCTTCAGAAAAAATTGTGTCTTCCACAAAGGAATCTGATAAGTGAGATTTCGAGTAAGTCTTTACATAATCTTCTTCTGTCCGAAGAAATGATTCATCGAAATAATGAGTCATCGTTGATATCGACACATCTGAGATCGCCAAATGTTCGTGAGGTCCTCTATTCAatccttttccttcttcttgttgCTGGATATATCGTTCGTACACATCTTCTCTTTGTTTCCCGAGCCTATAGTGAGTTACAGACAGAGTTCGAAAAGATCAAATCTTTGATGATTCCATCATACATGATTGAGTTGCGAAAACTTCTGGATAGGTATCCTACATCTGAACAGAATTCTTTCTGGTTAAAGAATCTTTTTCTAGTTGCTCTGGAACAATTAGGAGATTGTCTAGAAGAAATACGGGGTTCTGGCGGCAACATGCTATGGGGTGGTGATCCCGCTTATGGGGTCAAATCAATACGTTCTAAGAAgacagatttgaaaataaacttCATCGATATCATCGATCTCATAAGTATCATACCAAATCCCATCAATCGAATCACTTTTTCGAGAAATACGAGACATCTAAGTCATACAAGTAAAGACATCTATTCattgataagaaaaagaaaaaacgtgaGCGGTGATtggattgatgataaaatagaaTCCTGGGTCGCGAACAGTGATTCGATTGATGATAAAGAAAGAGAATTCTTGGTTCAGTTCTCCACCTTAAGGGCAGAAAAAAGGATTGATCAAATTCTATTGAGTCTGACTCATAGTGATCATTTATCAAAGAATGACTCTGGTTATCAAATGATTGAACAACCGGGAACAATTTACTTACGATACTTAGTTGACATTCATAAAAAGTATCTAATGAATTATGAGTTCAATACATCCTGTTTAGCAGAAAGACGGATATTCCTTGCTCATTATCAGacaatcacttattcacaaacTTCGTGTGGGGCTAATAGTTTTCATTTCCCGTCTCATGGAAAACCCTTTTCGCTCCGCTTAGCCCTATCCCCCTCTAGGAGTATTTTAGTGATAGGTTCTATAGGAACCGGACGATCCTATTTGGTCAAATACCTAGCGACAAACTCCTATGTTCCTTTCATTACAGTATGTCTGAACAAGTTCCTGGATAACAAGCCGAAAGGTTTTTTTCTTGATGATATCGATATTGATGATAGTGACGATATTGATGCTAGTAACGATATTGATCGTGAACTTGATACGGAGCTGGAGCTTCTAACTATGATGAATGCGCTAActatggatatgatgtcggAAATAGACCGATTTTATATCACCCTTCAATTCGAATTAGCAAAAGCAATGTCTCCTTGCATAATATGGATTCCAAACATTCATGATCTTGATGTGAATGAGTCGAATTACTTAGCCCTCGGTCTCTTGGTGAACTCTCTCTCCAGGGATTGTGAAAGATGTTCGACTAGAAATAGTCTTGTTATTGCTTCGACTCATATTCCCCAAAAAGTGGATCCCGCTCTAATAGCcccgaataaattaaatacatgcaTTAAAATAAGAAGGCTTCTTATTCCACAACAACGAAAGCACTTTTTCACTCTTTCCTATACTAGGGGATTTCACTTGGAAAAGAAAATGTTCCATACTAATGGATTCGAGTCCATAACCATGGGTTCCAGTGCACGAGATCTTGTAGCACTTACCAATGAGGCCTTATCAATTAGTATTACACAGAAGAAATCAATTATAGACACTAATACAATTAGATCTGCTCTTCATAGACAAACTTGGGATTTGCGATCCCAGGTAAGATCGGTTCAGGATCATGGGATCCTTTTCTATCAGATAGGAAGGGTTGTTGCACAAAATGTACTTATAAGTAATTGCCCCATAGAtcctatatctatctatatgaaGAAGAAATCATGTAACGAAGGGGATTCTTATTTGTACAAATGGTACTTCGAACTTGGAACGAGCATGAAGAAATTCACGATACTTCTTTATCTTTTGAGTTGTTCTGCCGGATCGGTCGCTCAAGACCTTTGGTCTCTACCCGGACccgatgaaaaaaataggatCACTTCTTATGGATTCATTGAGAATGATTCGTCATGTCATATAGGCCCGAGTCGGACATCTAATTGCTTAGATTTGAATTATCCTTATCCGGAGGatgccttatatatatattaa
- the LOC125603668 gene encoding protein Ycf2-like gives MDDPIRKGHDWELFDRLSPNKRRNIINLNSGQLFEILVKDWICYLMFAFREKIPIEVEGFFKQQGAGSTIQSNDIEHVSHLFSRNKRAISLQNCAQFHMWQFHQDLFVSWGKNPHESDFLRKISRENWIWLDNVWLVNKDRFFSKVRNVSSNIQYDSTRSSFVQVTDSSQLNGSSDQFIDPFDSISNEDSEYHYHTLINQREIQQLKERSILWDPSFIQTEGREIESDRFPKYLSGYSSMPRLFTEREKRMNNHLLPEESEEFFWNSTRAIRSFFSDRWSELHLGSNPTERSTRDQKLLKKEQDVSFVPSRRSENKEIVNIFKIITYLQNTVSIHPISSDLGCDTVPKDELDMDSSNKISFLNKNPFFIYFIYSMNGRGGDTRYATILSQKRDFKKWQIYSLYQ, from the coding sequence atggaTGATCCGATCCGCAAGGGCCATGATTGGGAATTGTTTGATCGTCTTTCTCCGAATAAGAGGCGAAACATAATCAACTTGAATTCGGGACAGCTATTCGAAATCTTAGTGAAAGACTGGATTTGTTATCTCATGTTTGCTTTTCGTGAAAAAATACCAATTGAAGTGGAGGGTTTCTTCAAACAACAAGGAGCTGGGTCAACTATTCAATCAAATGATATTGAGCATGTTTCCCATCTCTTCTCGAGAAACAAGCGGGCTATTTCTTTGCAAAATTGTGCTCAATTTCATATGTGGCAATTCCACCAAGATCTCTTCGTTAGTTGGGGGAAGAATCCGCACGAATCGGATTTTTTGAGGAAAATATCGAGAGAGAATTGGATTTGGTTAGACAATGTGTGGTTGGTAAACAAGGATAGATTTTTTAGCAAGGTACGAAATGTATCGTCAAATATTCAATATGATTCTACAAGATCTAGTTTCGTTCAAGTAACGGATTCTAGCCAATTGAACGGATCTTCTGATCAATTCATAGATCCTTTCGATTCCATTAGTAATGAGGATTCGGAATATCACTATCACACATTGATCAATCAAAGAGAGATTCAACAACTAAAAGAAAGATCGATTCTTTGGGATCCTTCCTTTATTCAAACGGAAGGAAGAGAGATAGAATCAGACCGATTCCCTAAATACCTTTCTGGATATTCCTCAATGCCCCGGCTATTCACGGAACGTGAAAAGCGAATGAATAATCATCTGCTTCCGGAAGAAAGCgaagaatttttttggaattctacAAGAGCCATTCGTTCTTTTTTCTCTGACAGATGGTCAGAACTTCATCTGGGTTCGAATCCTACTGAGAGGTCCACTAGGGATCAGAAATTGTTGAAGAAAGAACAAGATGTTTCTTTTGTCCCTTCCAGGCGatcggaaaataaagaaatagttaatatattcaAGATAATTACGTATTTACAAAATACCGTCTCAATTCATCCTATTTCATCAGATCTGGGATGTGATACGGTTCCGAAGGATGAACTGGATATGGACAGTTCCAATAAGATTTCATTCTTGaacaaaaatccattttttatttatttcatctaTTCCATGAACGGAAGAGGGGGGGATACACGTTACGCCACGATTTTGAGTCAGAAGAGAGATTTCAAGAAATGGCAGATCTATTCACTCTATCAATAA